ATGTCCTGAGCTTTATGACCTTGATTAGGCATGAACTTAACAAATCTTTCAACCggttttacattttctatgtAGCGAAAAATCAAAGTCAATTGATCGACGTGACTTTTATCACTTGTAGAATCAAGAGAAATCGagtaatatcttaattttttaatgcgtAGGACAATTTCTTGAAAAACTCGATCGCTCAGAAGTTGTATAAACTCCTCACAAATCGTTGAggataaataatttgtgtGGCCGCTACCTTGATTGCCATGAACTTGAATATGATGTTTAAGAAAATCATCGTATTCAGCGATGAGTTCTAATAAACCTAGATAATTTCCATTACCACTTAATCCAAGCAATTTATTATCCCCACGAAATGCTAAGCCTCGTttgtataagaattttattatgctGAGAATGCGTTTTAATATACTACGCcagtattttgacaatttCTCTGCTTGCTTCATAAGTTCTACATCAATGCGGCTGGCCTGGTTCATGAGTTGTGCGTCACTATAGCATTAACatgttctttgaatgtttcatGATCTTTGAGTCAACTGCTACCATGTTTCCAGTCACAGTAACCCTCATGGGTAAACTGTGTGGGAATTGCACCCATAAATTTGCATACAAAGGAATAGACTTTCCCATTAGCAGGAGAAAAACACAACCATGATCGTTTCACAACTTCTCCATTATGAGACCTTCGTTCAAACATGCTGACATGACATCGGCGAACATAACCATCGGGTTCTTTTTGTTGGActgatttcaattttaataactctTTATTGCAATGCTGCAGTTCAGCGCAACCTTTTTTGACCCAAAACTCAGTCATGTTTTTTGGTAAACAATCAGGccataaattaatatcgttGACTACAGAGTTCGAACTTGATCTGAAACTGTGTGAGCTTTCTCGGACGCGGtatagctcgccggaatccgaGTTCGTTCGGTTGGGGGTACGTTAAAAGAGAATGCACGTGTatgttgataataaataagaagtgtgttttattaaaatgagtCTGATGACTGTGTGTACATGCGATGTATGATTGCGGTCAATGTACTTGGCGTAGGTTGTATAAATGCGATGTATGATTGCGATAAATGTACTTCGTGAAATTCGTATAAATGCGATGTATAATTGCGATGcgagaaaagtataaaaatacggcgaaataagtataaaagcaACGGCGAAGTATGATAGGTtttgacgtgaggcgtcttaGTGCGATCGGCGGAATAATCGGCGCAAGCGCCGTGTGATCGAGTCGTAACAGTTGGCTCACGGCGGAGCGCCTAGCGGTGTGCGTTTGTAGAATGtcgcgagtccgttcgatGATAGATCGATACGGACTgctcggcggcgcggattggtcgacgcgatTTTGCCTGC
Above is a genomic segment from Linepithema humile isolate Giens D197 chromosome 6, Lhum_UNIL_v1.0, whole genome shotgun sequence containing:
- the LOC105678085 gene encoding uncharacterized protein, coding for MNQASRIDVELMKQAEKLSKYWRSILKRILSIIKFLYKRGLAFRGDNKLLGLSGNGNYLGLLELIAEYDDFLKHHIQVHGNQGSGHTNYLSSTICEEFIQLLSDRVFQEIVLRIKKLRYYSISLDSTSDKSHVDQLTLIFRYIENVKPVERFVKFMPNQGHKAQDMFNCVMRFLEDHEIDVKNCRG